From the Cloacibacillus sp. genome, one window contains:
- a CDS encoding ABC transporter permease subunit gives MKRSVFITQFFCAALTALLLFNHGASLADIRIFLAAAVLIEAVYIVQLLRNPAKSTAFSAITSLVIILLITWEAAAVNLKIANPILLPPPGDVFQVFEDCRALMLRGIFSSLALLGFSISIALTSSVILGLVVSRFQFLRDMILPIAKVLSPIPPIIYSPYAVAVMPTFRSAAALIIILGIFWPTLMGIINRASSIDRHITDSALAMGLSHSEMIFCVILPYILPGIISGLHITLSTSFLLLTMAEMTGAASGLGYFIKNYSDYANYTNVIAGIILIGIVVSLLNLLLSSAEKKFIRWKE, from the coding sequence ATGAAACGCTCTGTTTTCATCACACAGTTTTTTTGCGCGGCGCTTACGGCGCTTCTGCTCTTCAATCACGGAGCGTCGCTTGCGGATATCAGAATTTTCCTTGCCGCCGCCGTTCTCATAGAAGCCGTCTACATTGTCCAATTATTAAGAAATCCGGCCAAATCAACGGCTTTTTCGGCGATCACCTCTTTGGTGATAATACTTCTTATTACATGGGAAGCCGCGGCCGTCAATCTCAAAATAGCAAATCCTATTTTGCTGCCGCCGCCCGGCGACGTCTTTCAGGTATTTGAAGACTGCAGGGCTCTTATGCTGAGAGGCATTTTTTCCTCGCTGGCCCTGCTTGGTTTCAGCATCTCCATCGCGCTGACCTCAAGCGTCATCTTGGGACTTGTGGTGAGCAGGTTCCAGTTTCTCAGGGACATGATCCTCCCCATTGCCAAGGTGCTGAGCCCTATACCGCCCATAATCTACAGCCCTTACGCCGTTGCTGTGATGCCAACATTCCGCAGCGCGGCGGCGCTCATAATAATACTAGGCATATTCTGGCCCACGCTCATGGGGATAATAAACAGGGCTTCGTCAATAGACAGACATATCACCGACTCGGCGCTCGCCATGGGACTATCCCATTCGGAGATGATCTTTTGCGTGATACTTCCATACATATTGCCAGGCATCATCTCAGGGCTGCACATAACATTGTCGACATCCTTCCTTCTGCTCACCATGGCGGAAATGACGGGAGCGGCAAGCGGCCTCGGCTACTTCATAAAAAATTACTCGGACTACGCCAACTATACGAACGTCATTGCGGGCATAATTCTAATCGGTATCGTTGTAAGCCTCCTGAATCTGCTCTTGAGCTCCGCCGAAAAAAAATTCATTCGCTGGAAAGAATAA